One Ethanoligenens harbinense YUAN-3 genomic window carries:
- a CDS encoding ABC transporter ATP-binding protein has translation MLKIYKNLKGYIPHICVILVLIFAQVLTDLYLPTLMSDIVNTGIMKEDVNYILHMGGLMIGVAGIGIVCAVVAVMIGSRVAIGLGGILRSKIFRHVEKFSLHEFDKFGSSTLITRTTNDIIQIQTVTILIINMMLRAPLTAIGGIILAYREDKSLTIIFAIALPVLIAVIAIIMSRAMPLFKQVQKKLDKINLVLRENLTGIRVIRAFNRIGHENARFDEANQDLTRTYITVNRIMAFLMPVLMLALNVMQLSIIWFGSVRVDAGSMNIGALAAFIQYAALILINFIMLAMMFIFIPRAQAASERISEVLETAPEILDPAEPKHADGEQGYVEFRNVCFSYQGAERPALSGVSFSAKPGETTAIIGGTGSGKSTLVNLIPRFYDVDEGQVLVDGVDVREQSQKELRAKIGFVPQKAILFTGTITANLRYGKKDATDEEITHASEIAQASGFVGEMREGYDTVLAEGGLNLSGGQKQRLSIARALVRRPEIYVFDDSFSALDFKTDARLRAALKKETGDATVLIVAQRVGTVMGADRIIVLDDGKVAGIGTHEEMMKTCEVYREIVSSQLSEEELA, from the coding sequence ATGCTAAAAATCTACAAAAACCTCAAAGGCTATATCCCCCACATCTGCGTCATCCTGGTGCTGATTTTCGCGCAGGTGCTCACCGACCTCTACCTGCCGACATTGATGTCCGACATCGTCAACACCGGCATCATGAAAGAAGACGTGAACTATATCCTGCACATGGGCGGGCTGATGATCGGCGTGGCCGGCATCGGCATCGTCTGCGCCGTGGTGGCGGTCATGATCGGCTCGCGCGTGGCGATCGGGCTGGGCGGCATCCTGCGCAGCAAGATCTTCCGCCATGTGGAAAAATTCTCGCTGCACGAGTTTGATAAATTCGGCTCGTCCACCCTCATCACCCGCACCACGAACGATATCATCCAGATTCAGACCGTTACCATCCTCATCATCAACATGATGCTGCGCGCGCCGCTCACGGCCATCGGCGGCATCATCCTTGCCTACCGGGAGGACAAAAGCCTCACGATCATCTTTGCCATCGCGCTGCCGGTGCTGATTGCGGTCATCGCCATCATCATGAGCAGGGCCATGCCGCTGTTCAAGCAAGTGCAGAAAAAGCTTGACAAGATCAACCTCGTGCTGCGCGAGAACCTCACCGGCATCCGCGTCATCCGCGCGTTCAACCGCATCGGCCATGAGAACGCGCGCTTCGACGAGGCCAACCAGGACCTGACCCGCACGTATATCACTGTCAACCGCATCATGGCGTTTTTGATGCCGGTGCTGATGCTTGCGCTCAACGTTATGCAGTTGTCCATCATCTGGTTCGGCAGCGTGCGGGTGGACGCGGGCAGCATGAACATCGGCGCGCTGGCGGCGTTCATCCAGTATGCCGCGCTCATTCTCATCAACTTCATCATGCTGGCCATGATGTTCATCTTCATCCCGCGCGCGCAAGCGGCTTCCGAGCGCATCAGCGAAGTGCTGGAGACGGCTCCGGAGATCCTTGATCCCGCCGAGCCCAAACATGCGGACGGCGAACAGGGTTATGTGGAGTTCCGCAACGTCTGCTTCAGCTATCAGGGAGCTGAGCGCCCCGCGCTTTCCGGCGTGAGTTTCTCCGCGAAACCGGGCGAGACCACCGCGATCATCGGCGGCACCGGCAGCGGCAAATCCACACTGGTCAACCTCATCCCGCGGTTTTACGATGTGGACGAGGGGCAGGTGCTGGTGGACGGCGTGGACGTGCGTGAGCAGTCGCAGAAAGAGCTGCGCGCCAAGATCGGCTTTGTGCCGCAGAAAGCCATCCTTTTTACCGGCACCATTACCGCAAACCTGCGTTATGGAAAAAAAGACGCCACCGATGAGGAAATTACCCATGCATCGGAAATCGCGCAGGCATCCGGGTTTGTAGGTGAAATGCGGGAAGGCTACGACACGGTGTTGGCTGAAGGCGGGCTGAACCTCTCCGGCGGCCAGAAGCAGCGGCTCTCCATCGCCCGTGCGCTGGTGCGCCGCCCGGAAATCTATGTGTTCGACGACAGTTTCTCCGCCCTTGATTTCAAGACCGACGCCAGGCTGCGCGCCGCATTGAAAAAAGAGACCGGCGACGCCACGGTGCTGATCGTGGCACAGCGCGTGGGCACCGTGATGGGAGCCGACCGCATCATCGTTCTCGACGACGGGAAAGTGGCCGGTATCGGCACACATGAGGAGATGATGAAGACCTGCGAGGTCTATCGTGAAATCGTGTCCTCGCAGCTTTCGGAGGAGGAACTGGCATGA
- a CDS encoding ABC transporter ATP-binding protein, protein MSEQKKTAGPMNHGGPGGSLGRPVEKAKDFGGTLKRLLGYLRPQRMRLTVVVIFAVLGTVFMVVGPKISGQAINKLTDGFIAKSAVNNVSKIQTQAAPNIKKLLDGMSAAKAQAKAAADAKVEAQFGQAGADVTNSAALAASARATAEAQAMQTAQAAVLKQANLTQAQFDAMQAFYNLPNVKTIKSANEKADTVQKIFDLSKQMPQSSGNKASIKESDLKTALADIRETGGAVPFGDIFRIIVLMLAVYALSAIFTFVMQYLMSTVAQKTVYDMRRDVDLKLAKLPLKYFDGHSNGEILSRVTNDVDTISTTLQQSLTQLIQSVLQLVGFIIMMLTISPALTGITLATLPLYIFATAMIAKQSQKHFARQQKYLGQLSGHTEEMFTGHKIVKAFGHEDEAIDIFEDSNEKLYAAGWKAQFLSGIMFPTMNFISNIGYVLVSVFGGLFVTKNWLNVGDIVAFIQYSRQFTMPIIQTANITNIIQSTIACAERVFEVLDEDEETPEPANPPVLENPLGNVVFEHVKFSYKDTEPLMEDMNLHVKKGDTIAIVGPTGAGKTTLVNLLMRFYEIKGGKITFDGVDTREMRRGDLRTLFGMVLQDTWLFTGTIEANIAYGREGATHEDVVRAAEAAHADHFIRSLPDGYNTVLNEEATNISQGQKQLLTIARAILADPAVLILDEATSSVDTRTEVLIQHAMAKLMEGRTNFVIAHRLSTIRDAKMILVMNHGSVIEQGNHEELLAKGGFYADLYNAQFSGASIDEAG, encoded by the coding sequence ATGAGTGAACAGAAAAAAACAGCCGGCCCGATGAACCACGGCGGACCGGGCGGTTCCCTCGGCCGGCCGGTGGAAAAGGCCAAGGATTTCGGCGGCACGCTCAAACGCCTGCTGGGCTATCTGCGCCCGCAGCGCATGCGGCTGACGGTGGTGGTCATTTTCGCCGTGCTCGGCACTGTTTTTATGGTGGTCGGGCCCAAGATCAGCGGGCAGGCCATCAACAAGCTGACCGACGGCTTCATCGCCAAATCGGCTGTGAACAACGTTTCCAAGATTCAGACACAGGCGGCTCCCAATATCAAAAAGCTGCTCGATGGGATGTCCGCTGCGAAAGCGCAGGCGAAAGCCGCCGCGGACGCGAAAGTGGAGGCGCAGTTTGGCCAGGCGGGCGCGGATGTGACGAATTCAGCCGCATTGGCGGCATCCGCTCGGGCTACGGCGGAGGCGCAGGCCATGCAGACCGCACAGGCCGCGGTGCTGAAGCAGGCAAACCTGACGCAGGCGCAGTTTGACGCCATGCAGGCGTTTTACAACCTGCCCAATGTCAAGACCATCAAAAGCGCCAATGAAAAGGCAGACACCGTTCAGAAAATCTTCGATCTGAGCAAGCAGATGCCGCAGAGCAGCGGCAACAAGGCGAGCATCAAAGAGTCCGACCTCAAAACGGCGCTCGCGGATATCCGCGAGACCGGCGGCGCCGTGCCGTTCGGCGACATCTTCCGCATCATCGTTCTCATGCTTGCGGTTTACGCGCTGAGTGCGATCTTTACTTTCGTGATGCAGTACCTCATGTCCACCGTGGCGCAGAAGACGGTGTACGATATGCGGCGCGACGTGGACCTCAAGCTGGCCAAACTGCCGCTGAAGTATTTTGACGGGCACAGCAACGGCGAAATTCTTAGCCGCGTGACCAACGATGTGGATACCATTTCCACCACCCTGCAGCAGAGCCTCACACAGCTCATCCAGTCGGTGCTGCAGTTGGTTGGCTTTATCATTATGATGCTGACCATCAGTCCGGCGCTTACCGGCATCACGCTGGCCACGCTGCCGCTGTATATCTTCGCGACCGCGATGATCGCCAAACAGTCCCAGAAACATTTCGCCAGACAGCAGAAATACCTTGGCCAACTCAGCGGGCACACCGAGGAGATGTTCACCGGCCACAAAATCGTCAAGGCCTTCGGGCATGAGGATGAGGCCATCGACATTTTCGAGGATTCCAACGAGAAACTGTACGCCGCGGGCTGGAAGGCGCAGTTCCTTTCCGGCATCATGTTCCCGACGATGAACTTCATCAGCAACATCGGCTATGTGCTCGTTTCGGTGTTCGGCGGCCTGTTCGTCACCAAAAACTGGCTGAATGTCGGCGATATTGTCGCGTTCATCCAGTATTCCCGCCAGTTCACCATGCCGATCATCCAGACAGCCAACATCACCAACATCATCCAGTCCACCATCGCCTGCGCCGAGCGTGTGTTCGAGGTGCTGGATGAGGATGAGGAAACTCCCGAACCCGCAAACCCGCCTGTGCTGGAAAATCCGCTGGGCAACGTGGTGTTCGAGCATGTCAAGTTCAGCTATAAGGATACGGAGCCGCTGATGGAGGATATGAACCTCCACGTCAAAAAGGGCGATACCATCGCCATCGTGGGCCCCACGGGCGCCGGCAAGACCACGCTCGTCAACCTGCTGATGCGCTTTTATGAGATCAAGGGCGGCAAGATCACGTTTGACGGCGTGGACACGCGCGAGATGCGCCGCGGCGACCTTCGCACCCTGTTCGGTATGGTTTTGCAGGATACCTGGCTGTTCACCGGCACCATTGAGGCAAACATTGCCTACGGGCGCGAAGGGGCGACTCATGAGGATGTGGTGCGCGCCGCCGAAGCCGCGCACGCCGACCACTTCATCCGCTCGCTGCCGGATGGCTACAACACCGTGCTCAATGAGGAGGCCACCAATATTTCGCAGGGGCAGAAACAGTTGCTCACCATCGCGCGCGCGATTCTGGCCGACCCGGCCGTGCTTATTCTGGACGAAGCGACCAGCTCGGTCGATACCCGCACCGAGGTGCTCATCCAGCATGCGATGGCCAAATTAATGGAAGGCCGCACCAACTTCGTAATCGCGCACCGGCTTTCCACCATCCGCGACGCCAAGATGATCCTGGTGATGAACCACGGTTCGGTCATCGAGCAGGGCAACCACGAGGAACTGCTTGCGAAAGGCGGCTTCTATGCCGACCTGTACAATGCGCAGTTCTCCGGGGCAAGCATCGACGAGGCGGGCTGA
- a CDS encoding methyl-accepting chemotaxis protein yields the protein MEPSTEAKIEKKNSLAYRINIACRLPVIVSSVILGAISIAIFIVSLVNSSIVYNINMSELEILQQFSSDYLQTRVIVLRMAERTDAADITFDQQQYTLYRKDMDTQLARLYKLNSVPEVRQDYTRLKGVMTEFDAITNPRLQMAQAKDIAGLNTSTAAALNVYRTVDNAVSSAQRDTSQAASSRLQNNTIMMLIGIALMAICALGVIWVANRFSGRVASFIRNELGKITQAARLLAAGNLELDIDTDDASELGVLARAFDDVRRHLIAMKNDVDHLMQGCNKGNLAVQVDSSQHQGIYREIIDRMLDIFMIVNLSIESATQTLGSLANGEHLQPIATDDPGIFGQMGASMETIRQVISSLHADVVQLAAAGAEGNLTARGDTSRYRGIYGEIVDGINLAFQNIQEPMDVVIERLTTLADGGQIATDNPYQGYPAKLIESLGLLAVALETLQSETDKMAAAGAVGDLETRGDTGSLNGRYAVILDGFNQTLDNILLPLNEVRTILTNVQKHDFVAKAREDYQGEMAKLATDVNNVREHFLLIQTIFLKLAKGDTSSLELVRKVGRYCEADQLTPAVTEGLQSIRDLITEATGMAQAAQEGNLSARVDEDRFQGGYRNIISGMNRTMQAFAEPISELQSGLNEVAAGNLNVQITSSYSGAYSQMQESFNHAIISFNELIQSVQIAASEVSAGSRQVSDASQTLSQSSTEQASAIEEVTASVAELSSQTRENAEKSTQANQLADETKTRADEGNESMQDMLRAIEDIGKSAQNISRIIKTIDDIAFQTNILALNAAVEAARAGQYGKGFTVVADEVRNLATKSANAAHETAELIETSIQKVHAGTEIAGQTAEKFSVITANAAQVADLLHVIGEASNEQANAITQVDLSVQQISMSVQNNSATAEETAASSQELSGQAQMLLDAVSRFTLRQ from the coding sequence ATGGAACCGAGCACAGAAGCCAAGATAGAGAAAAAGAACAGCCTTGCATACCGAATCAACATAGCCTGCCGCCTGCCTGTTATCGTCTCGTCCGTCATTTTAGGCGCGATCAGCATCGCCATCTTCATCGTAAGCCTTGTGAATTCCTCCATCGTCTACAACATCAATATGTCCGAATTGGAGATCCTGCAGCAGTTTTCCTCAGACTATCTGCAAACCCGCGTCATCGTTCTGCGTATGGCCGAGCGCACCGACGCCGCCGACATCACATTCGACCAGCAGCAGTACACGCTTTACCGGAAAGACATGGACACCCAGCTTGCGCGGCTGTATAAGCTGAACTCCGTGCCTGAAGTGCGGCAGGATTACACCCGCCTGAAAGGTGTGATGACCGAATTCGACGCCATCACCAACCCCCGCCTGCAAATGGCTCAGGCAAAGGACATTGCCGGGCTGAATACTTCTACCGCCGCGGCGCTCAACGTTTACCGCACGGTGGACAACGCCGTTTCTTCCGCCCAGCGGGACACCAGCCAAGCCGCCAGCTCGCGCCTGCAAAACAATACGATTATGATGCTCATCGGCATCGCGCTGATGGCTATCTGCGCACTGGGAGTCATTTGGGTCGCCAACCGGTTCTCCGGCCGGGTCGCATCCTTCATCCGCAACGAGCTCGGCAAAATCACCCAGGCAGCCCGTCTGCTCGCGGCCGGCAACCTGGAGTTGGACATCGACACAGACGACGCTTCCGAGCTTGGCGTGCTGGCACGTGCGTTTGACGATGTGCGCCGACACCTGATTGCTATGAAAAACGACGTGGATCACCTGATGCAAGGCTGCAACAAGGGCAACCTTGCCGTGCAGGTGGATTCCTCCCAGCATCAGGGCATTTATCGCGAAATCATCGACAGAATGCTGGATATCTTCATGATCGTCAATCTCTCCATCGAATCCGCAACCCAAACGCTGGGAAGTCTTGCAAACGGCGAACACCTCCAGCCCATCGCCACCGATGACCCCGGCATATTCGGCCAAATGGGTGCCAGCATGGAAACGATCCGCCAAGTGATCTCTTCGCTGCATGCCGATGTCGTACAGCTTGCCGCCGCCGGCGCGGAAGGCAACCTGACCGCGCGCGGCGACACGTCCCGCTATCGCGGCATCTACGGAGAGATCGTAGACGGGATCAACCTTGCGTTCCAAAATATTCAAGAGCCGATGGACGTGGTGATCGAACGGCTGACCACCCTTGCCGACGGCGGGCAGATTGCCACGGACAACCCCTATCAGGGTTATCCCGCCAAACTGATCGAAAGCCTGGGTCTGCTCGCCGTGGCTCTGGAAACTCTTCAGAGCGAAACGGATAAAATGGCCGCCGCCGGCGCCGTGGGCGACCTGGAAACGCGCGGGGATACCGGCAGCCTGAACGGGCGCTACGCCGTGATTCTCGACGGCTTCAACCAGACACTGGACAATATCCTCCTCCCGCTCAACGAGGTGCGCACCATCCTGACCAACGTGCAAAAGCACGACTTTGTCGCAAAAGCACGAGAGGATTATCAGGGCGAGATGGCCAAACTTGCCACGGATGTCAACAACGTGCGTGAGCATTTCCTGCTGATCCAGACCATCTTCCTCAAGCTTGCAAAAGGCGACACCAGTTCGCTGGAGCTGGTTCGCAAAGTCGGCCGCTATTGCGAAGCGGATCAGCTCACGCCCGCGGTGACGGAAGGTCTTCAGAGCATCCGCGATCTCATCACCGAGGCCACGGGAATGGCGCAAGCCGCGCAGGAAGGCAATCTGTCCGCGCGCGTGGACGAAGACCGTTTCCAGGGAGGGTACCGCAACATCATTTCCGGCATGAACCGAACCATGCAGGCCTTTGCCGAACCCATCTCGGAACTGCAGTCCGGCCTGAACGAGGTGGCGGCCGGAAACCTGAATGTGCAGATCACCAGCAGCTATTCGGGCGCATACAGCCAGATGCAGGAGTCGTTCAACCACGCTATTATCTCGTTCAACGAGCTGATTCAGAGCGTGCAGATCGCCGCTTCCGAAGTATCGGCCGGCTCCCGCCAGGTTTCGGACGCAAGCCAGACGCTTTCGCAAAGCTCCACGGAGCAGGCCAGCGCGATCGAAGAAGTCACCGCCTCGGTAGCGGAACTGTCCTCGCAGACGCGTGAAAACGCGGAGAAATCCACGCAGGCCAACCAGCTTGCGGATGAGACCAAGACCCGTGCCGACGAAGGAAATGAGAGCATGCAGGATATGCTGCGGGCGATCGAAGACATCGGCAAATCCGCACAGAATATCTCCAGAATCATCAAGACCATTGACGATATCGCATTCCAGACCAATATTCTGGCGCTCAACGCGGCGGTGGAAGCCGCACGCGCGGGGCAATACGGCAAGGGCTTCACCGTAGTCGCCGACGAGGTGCGCAACCTGGCCACCAAGAGCGCAAACGCCGCGCATGAGACCGCCGAACTGATCGAAACCAGCATCCAGAAAGTCCACGCCGGCACTGAGATTGCCGGACAGACGGCCGAAAAATTCTCGGTCATCACAGCCAACGCCGCACAGGTCGCCGATCTGCTGCATGTCATCGGAGAAGCCAGCAACGAGCAGGCCAACGCCATCACGCAGGTAGACCTTTCGGTGCAGCAGATCTCCATGTCCGTGCAGAACAATTCGGCCACCGCCGAGGAAACCGCGGCATCCAGCCAAGAGCTCTCCGGTCAGGCCCAGATGCTGCTGGACGCGGTCAGCCGCTTCACGCTGCGGCAGTAA
- a CDS encoding Dabb family protein codes for MVKHIVMWKLKEFAAGADKKANAIQMKKRLEALQGVVPGAYKMEVGINYNPGGYDVVLYSEFNDHDALEGYQVHPEHIRVQEFIREVTMTRVVADYMV; via the coding sequence ATGGTCAAGCATATTGTCATGTGGAAATTGAAAGAGTTCGCTGCCGGAGCGGACAAAAAAGCCAACGCCATCCAGATGAAAAAGAGACTGGAAGCGCTGCAGGGAGTGGTGCCGGGCGCCTACAAAATGGAAGTCGGCATCAACTACAACCCCGGCGGCTACGACGTGGTGCTCTACTCGGAATTCAACGACCACGATGCGCTGGAGGGCTATCAGGTCCATCCGGAGCATATCCGTGTTCAGGAATTTATCCGGGAAGTGACCATGACCCGCGTCGTGGCCGATTACATGGTTTAA
- a CDS encoding YifB family Mg chelatase-like AAA ATPase translates to MFAQLKSLGLYGMDAFVVDVEADISQGLPAFDIVGLPDAAVREARERVRSSMKNSGYSFPVSRITVNLAPADIKKEGPLYDLPVLLALLCATGQLSGDFSGCAFAGELSLNGTVKPVNGVLPMAIKAREAGFRRFFVPKANAAEGAVVSGIEICPVEDLQSLVCCLTGGAPIIPAVPPEADAQGEPAPDFADVCGQFEARRALEIAAAGGHNVLLVGPPGAGKSMLARRLPSILPDMTFGESIETTKIHSIAGTLDTPLIRTRPFRAPHHTISAAGLAGGGRIPKPGELSLSHNGVLFLDELPEFSRDALEVLRQPLEEHTVTISRVSGTLTYPCSVMLVCAMNPCPCGYFGHPSRPCTCSRGAVSRYLARISGPLLDRLDLHVEVPPVSFEKLHGEAGEASSAIRARVNRARALQQKRYAGSGIACNARLTPAMLREHCALDTAAASLLRAAYENMGLSARAYDRILKVARTIADLEGSAAIAPAHIAEAVQYRSLDRKYWNNGA, encoded by the coding sequence TTGTTTGCGCAGTTAAAAAGTCTGGGATTATACGGCATGGACGCTTTTGTGGTGGATGTGGAAGCGGATATCTCGCAGGGATTGCCCGCGTTCGACATCGTCGGCTTGCCGGATGCCGCCGTGCGGGAAGCGCGCGAGCGCGTGCGCTCCTCCATGAAAAACAGCGGGTATTCTTTTCCGGTCAGCCGCATCACGGTCAACCTCGCGCCTGCCGATATCAAAAAGGAAGGCCCGCTCTACGACCTGCCGGTCCTGCTCGCGCTGCTCTGCGCCACCGGGCAGCTTTCGGGCGACTTCTCCGGCTGCGCGTTCGCGGGAGAGCTTTCGCTGAACGGGACAGTCAAACCGGTCAACGGCGTCCTGCCCATGGCCATCAAGGCCCGGGAGGCCGGTTTCCGCCGTTTTTTCGTGCCGAAAGCCAATGCCGCCGAGGGCGCGGTGGTCTCGGGCATCGAGATCTGCCCGGTAGAGGACCTGCAGAGCCTGGTTTGCTGCCTGACGGGCGGCGCACCCATCATCCCCGCAGTGCCGCCCGAAGCGGACGCACAGGGAGAACCGGCGCCGGATTTCGCGGATGTCTGCGGGCAGTTCGAGGCCCGGCGGGCATTGGAAATCGCGGCGGCCGGCGGGCACAACGTGCTGCTGGTCGGCCCGCCGGGCGCCGGCAAGTCCATGCTGGCCAGACGTCTGCCGTCCATCCTGCCGGATATGACGTTCGGCGAGTCGATCGAGACCACCAAGATCCACTCCATCGCGGGCACCCTGGATACGCCGCTTATCCGCACCCGCCCGTTCCGCGCGCCGCATCACACGATTTCGGCGGCGGGGCTGGCCGGCGGCGGACGGATACCCAAGCCCGGCGAGCTTTCCCTCTCACACAACGGCGTTTTGTTCCTCGACGAATTGCCCGAATTTTCGCGCGACGCGCTGGAAGTGCTGCGCCAGCCGCTTGAGGAACATACCGTGACCATCTCGCGCGTGTCCGGCACCCTCACCTACCCGTGCTCGGTCATGCTGGTCTGTGCGATGAACCCCTGCCCTTGCGGCTACTTCGGGCACCCATCCCGCCCCTGCACCTGCTCCCGGGGCGCAGTATCCAGATATCTCGCGCGCATCTCCGGCCCACTGCTCGACCGGCTGGACCTGCATGTGGAAGTGCCTCCGGTCTCCTTTGAAAAACTGCACGGCGAAGCCGGCGAGGCCTCGTCGGCCATCCGGGCACGGGTCAACCGGGCGCGCGCCCTCCAGCAAAAGCGTTACGCGGGCAGCGGCATCGCCTGCAACGCCCGCCTCACGCCCGCCATGCTGCGCGAGCACTGTGCGCTCGATACCGCGGCAGCCTCGCTGCTGCGCGCCGCCTACGAAAATATGGGGCTTTCCGCCCGCGCCTATGACCGCATCCTCAAGGTGGCGCGCACCATCGCCGACCTGGAAGGCAGCGCCGCCATCGCTCCCGCGCACATCGCGGAGGCGGTGCAATACCGCAGTCTGGACCGCAAATACTGGAACAACGGCGCATAA
- a CDS encoding HAD family hydrolase encodes MPKPKAVIFDLDDTLIERRAMMEVFAPLFLHRYFPHAAGAEYDRIYETFLRMDDGGNTARPGLFHLFHDALGITERPSDRELLDFWNEHFADHTVPVPGAEDCLHALKADGCLLGMITNGNPVLQNHKIDHTGFRGLFDNILVSGTFGCDKPDPRIFRASLDALGITADEAIYIGDNLTNDIYGAHGAGMQAVWANYSGRVNTTEFRPDYEIHAVLELLTLNLD; translated from the coding sequence ATGCCCAAACCGAAAGCCGTCATCTTCGATCTGGACGACACACTGATCGAGCGCCGCGCCATGATGGAAGTATTTGCGCCGCTGTTTCTGCATCGCTATTTTCCCCACGCCGCCGGTGCGGAATACGACCGGATCTATGAAACCTTCCTGCGCATGGACGACGGCGGTAATACGGCCAGACCGGGCCTTTTCCATCTGTTCCACGATGCGCTGGGCATCACGGAACGCCCGTCCGACCGGGAACTCTTAGACTTCTGGAACGAACATTTCGCCGACCATACCGTTCCCGTCCCCGGCGCGGAAGACTGCCTGCACGCGCTAAAAGCGGACGGCTGCCTGCTCGGCATGATCACCAACGGCAACCCGGTGCTGCAAAACCACAAGATCGACCACACCGGTTTCCGCGGGCTGTTCGACAACATCCTCGTCTCCGGCACGTTCGGCTGCGACAAGCCCGACCCCCGCATCTTCCGCGCCTCCCTTGACGCGCTCGGCATAACGGCGGACGAGGCGATATATATAGGAGACAATCTCACCAACGACATCTATGGCGCGCACGGCGCGGGCATGCAGGCCGTGTGGGCCAACTACTCCGGCCGCGTCAACACCACGGAATTCCGACCGGATTATGAGATCCACGCCGTTCTGGAATTACTGACGCTGAACCTCGACTGA
- a CDS encoding HAD family hydrolase gives MDFEEFGGAIFDLDGTLLDSMGVWHAVDVAFLAKRGIPCPPDYAAALKPLNYTQAAVYTKDRFELPESEEAIIREWDDRVRAAYEAGLPMKPGAAVFLHWLKAQGVKIGLATASSQTLYEAGLKANGVYGLFDGFVTLDEENLRGKKFPDIYLRASERIGAGPEGCVVFEDILDGIRGAKAGGMRAVGIYDACSEPEKAQIMAEADAYYMDFTEIER, from the coding sequence ATGGATTTTGAAGAGTTCGGGGGCGCGATTTTCGACCTGGACGGGACGCTGCTCGATTCGATGGGCGTCTGGCATGCTGTGGACGTTGCGTTCCTGGCCAAGCGCGGCATCCCCTGCCCGCCCGATTACGCCGCGGCGCTCAAGCCGCTCAACTATACGCAGGCCGCGGTCTATACCAAAGATCGATTTGAGCTGCCCGAATCCGAGGAGGCGATCATCCGGGAGTGGGACGACCGGGTGCGCGCGGCCTATGAGGCCGGGCTGCCGATGAAGCCGGGCGCGGCGGTGTTTTTGCACTGGCTGAAGGCGCAGGGCGTAAAGATCGGGCTGGCCACCGCGTCGTCGCAGACTTTATATGAAGCGGGGCTGAAGGCCAACGGGGTCTACGGCCTGTTCGACGGGTTCGTCACGCTCGATGAGGAGAACCTGCGCGGCAAGAAATTCCCCGACATCTACCTGCGGGCGTCGGAGCGGATCGGGGCGGGGCCGGAGGGCTGCGTGGTGTTTGAGGATATCCTAGACGGCATCCGCGGGGCCAAAGCCGGCGGCATGCGGGCGGTGGGCATCTACGACGCCTGTTCCGAACCCGAGAAGGCGCAGATCATGGCGGAAGCGGACGCCTATTATATGGATTTTACCGAGATCGAACGATGA
- the ymfI gene encoding elongation factor P 5-aminopentanone reductase, translating to MKTVLVTGASRGIGRAAAAAFAREGYRVCINYHRHRTEAEELAARLRAEGADTLVLGADVADAAAVREMVRQAGGVDVLVNNAGIAGQRLFTDVTEEEWQHTLAVNLTGLFHCAQAVLPGMLRRKAGKIIALSSIWGITGGSCEVAYSAAKAGVIGLVKALAKELGPSNIQVNCVAPGVIDTDMNRALSAADRAALCEETPLMRIGTPEDVARSILFLAGPGGDFITGQVLSPNGGFVI from the coding sequence ATGAAAACCGTTCTGGTCACCGGCGCGTCGCGGGGCATTGGCCGTGCGGCGGCGGCGGCCTTTGCGCGCGAGGGATACCGCGTGTGCATCAACTACCACCGGCACCGCACTGAAGCGGAGGAACTGGCCGCCCGCCTGCGCGCGGAGGGTGCGGATACGCTGGTGCTTGGCGCGGATGTGGCCGACGCCGCCGCTGTGCGGGAGATGGTGCGGCAGGCGGGTGGGGTGGACGTGCTGGTGAACAACGCCGGCATCGCCGGGCAGCGGCTCTTCACCGATGTGACGGAGGAGGAGTGGCAGCATACGCTGGCGGTAAACCTCACCGGTCTGTTCCACTGCGCGCAGGCGGTGCTGCCCGGCATGCTGCGGCGCAAGGCGGGGAAGATCATCGCGCTTTCCTCCATTTGGGGCATTACGGGCGGGTCGTGCGAGGTGGCGTATTCCGCCGCGAAAGCGGGCGTGATCGGGCTGGTGAAGGCGTTGGCCAAAGAATTGGGCCCGTCGAACATCCAGGTCAACTGCGTGGCGCCCGGCGTGATCGACACTGATATGAACCGCGCGCTTTCCGCGGCCGACCGTGCCGCCCTCTGCGAAGAGACCCCGCTGATGCGCATTGGCACGCCGGAAGACGTGGCGCGCTCCATCCTGTTTCTTGCGGGGCCGGGCGGCGATTTCATCACCGGGCAGGTGCTCAGTCCCAACGGCGGCTTTGTGATCTGA